The following proteins come from a genomic window of Malus domestica chromosome 02, GDT2T_hap1:
- the LOC139188228 gene encoding uncharacterized protein: MRRRKLNKYSCCLSYARTLLTLCKDDDNIGDEESSSCSLVGVQDIIFPHSFIQKVQKGHHLFRYKLLGISWYAEPSELQRLPLGRDLDLKHIVRNESVALFALFFENHQNYRYPKPDLYEMWVTDDDSNGAWTKQLTIDERTECPPEMFPQTYHIFSSRPVALWSDEFLMVHSDERSVCFNLCTTKLTYIPIETLGEFVGYVNGRVSVMGRNHKPESMENNCSDKDENAMVVVDGKRESCRRQYTYSVSAIQPADVSHRIKKVMEGLRAEFGACPCKQFYAILSLLYGKSMEEEEEKKLENWLMLWMDEGITSLTLRY; encoded by the exons ATGAGGAGGAGGAAACTGAACAAGTATTCTTGTTGCTTAAGTTATGCAAGGACGTTGCTTACGTTATGCAAAGACGATGATAATATCGGTGATGAGGAAAGCAGTAGCTGCTCTCTTGTTGGTGTCCAGGACATCATTTTTCCTCACTCTTTTATTCAAAAGGTCCAGAAAGGCCATCATTTATTTCGATACAAGTTGCTAGGTATTTCATGGTATGCCGAACCATCTGAGCTCCAACGATTACCCCTGGGGCGTGACCTTGATTTGAAGCATATTGTGCGGAATGAATCAGTTGCCCTGTTTGCTCTTTTCTTTGAGAATCATCAGAATTATAGATATCCTAAACCTGACTTATATGAAATGTGGGTGACGGATGACGACTCTAACGGTGCTTGGACAAAACAGTTAACTATTGATGAGCGCACAGAGTGCCCTCCCGAGATGTTCCCACAAACATATCACATATTTTCTTCTAGGCCTGTGGCATTGTGGAGTGATGAGTTTCTTATGGTTCACAGTGATGAACGCTCAGTTTGCTTTAATCTTTGTACTACAAAGCTTACGTATATTCCCATTGAAACATTAGGTGAGtttgttggttatgtgaatGGCAGAGTTTCTGTCATGGGACGCAACCACAAGCCTGAGAGCATGGAGAATAATTGCTCAGACAAAGATGAAAATGCGATGGTGGTGGTAGACGGGAAGAGGGAAAGCTGCAGGAGGCAGTACACATATTCCGTTTCGGCCATTCAACCGGCTGATGTTTCCCATAGAATCAAGAAGGTGATGGAGGGCCTCCGGGCAGAGTTTGGTGCATGTCCCTGTAAACA GTTCTATGCCATATTAAGCCTCCTCTACGGGAAGTcgatggaagaagaagaggaaaaaaagcTCGAGAACTGGTTAATGCTCTGGATGGATGAGGGCATTACTAGCTTAACCCTGCGCTATTGA